In one window of Actinomycetota bacterium DNA:
- a CDS encoding phosphatidylglycerol lysyltransferase domain-containing protein, protein MGATVVDLLELPVPAGGRVLVANDLHLGGHGSHQPVEDLTAAIERASGPGVLVLNGDIIELALGTPPDIRAVLQHEGRLTAAVRSFAAGPGRRVVYLLGNHDSRLAWDGGAAGAVAEAFGCDLALALELEIETGSGTRKVRVEHGHRLDPPNAFTDPRDPLDIPFGLHVTRHLGPVVTHYEIFDDSVNLADGLAFPRYVASRLTFRRFARHLKWLALPFLVALLLKLPLTLTLLSKTEIGARIARWPNPFLFIGGLVVADLVLVVAAMALAAYAVWEATSNVAILSARRGRNDAARADALARVREGYAGMITGHTHLAELAPLGDGFYANAGCCAEAVEESRSRLGPLPVFRSVRQTSWVELEAGSDLHVRLVSGRQPLPAGSALERLAVRPERASPRPVVVASLPGGPSWPPPTERVGHQRVVRARAATAIALVGLLNLASAAVPPLFVRLHWLRTIVPLAVPEAAAALVALAGLGLLFLSGGVRRGGRRAWGTALVLLGGSAVLHLAKGVEVAAAILALAVAAYLGSQRAAFRGGAAPGGFRVAFRTAVAGSISVIVAATVAVEVVMKPRLPLGRAVAAVTGRLVGAQSVALPDRLNDFLSPVMLAVAGGLVALAAWTIFRPVHAARRRPGSGLARARELVERYGDESFSYFALRSDKELFFSGDTVVPYSVVGRVCVVSPDPVGPSWEREQAWEEFHRYADARGWPVTVLGASDDWLPIYHCAGMRELYAGDEAIVDCHRFDLDHARWEDLRRRVAGPAAAGYHVEFLSPAHLDPFVESELRGLATESHRPTSERRFSMTLGRLFDPQDDDIVLAVAVGPDGHPAALAQFVPAPAIGGYTLDQVRRTTRAVPEELTDLLMVHTIRHLGDIGVRTLSLNFSVTRRTIIRREADGLGGRAQRWLLEQLSRAMPVEHPWEPDEAYEPAWRPRYFVYDGRGHFPAAAMAVVRSVAKGPSPVVGPTPVPVGPRPADGLFEVSEERGGWTPGAGG, encoded by the coding sequence ATGGGCGCCACAGTTGTCGATCTCCTGGAGCTGCCCGTCCCCGCTGGGGGGCGGGTGCTGGTGGCCAACGACCTGCACCTCGGCGGGCATGGCTCCCACCAGCCGGTCGAGGACCTCACCGCCGCCATCGAGCGGGCCTCGGGCCCCGGCGTGCTGGTCTTGAACGGCGACATCATCGAGCTAGCCCTGGGCACGCCCCCGGACATCCGGGCGGTCCTGCAGCACGAGGGCCGCCTGACCGCCGCGGTGCGCAGCTTCGCCGCCGGCCCGGGGCGCCGGGTGGTCTACCTGCTGGGCAACCATGACTCCCGCCTCGCCTGGGACGGCGGCGCCGCCGGGGCGGTCGCCGAGGCCTTCGGCTGCGACCTGGCCCTCGCCCTCGAGCTCGAGATCGAGACCGGATCGGGCACCCGCAAGGTCCGGGTGGAGCATGGGCACCGCCTCGACCCGCCCAACGCCTTCACCGATCCCCGGGATCCCCTGGACATCCCCTTCGGCCTGCATGTCACCCGGCACCTGGGCCCGGTGGTCACCCACTACGAGATCTTCGACGACTCGGTGAACCTGGCGGATGGCCTGGCCTTCCCCCGCTACGTTGCCTCCCGGCTGACCTTCCGGCGCTTCGCCCGCCACCTGAAATGGCTGGCCCTGCCCTTCCTGGTCGCCCTGCTGCTGAAGCTGCCCCTCACGCTCACCCTTTTGTCCAAGACCGAGATCGGGGCGCGCATCGCCCGGTGGCCGAACCCGTTCCTGTTCATCGGCGGCCTGGTGGTGGCCGACCTGGTGCTGGTGGTGGCCGCCATGGCCCTGGCCGCCTACGCGGTGTGGGAGGCGACGTCCAACGTGGCCATCCTCTCCGCCCGCCGGGGGCGCAACGACGCCGCGCGTGCCGATGCCCTGGCCCGCGTCCGCGAGGGCTACGCCGGCATGATCACTGGCCATACCCACCTAGCCGAGCTGGCCCCCCTGGGTGACGGGTTTTACGCCAATGCCGGCTGCTGTGCCGAGGCGGTCGAGGAGAGCCGGAGCCGGCTGGGGCCGCTGCCCGTCTTCCGGTCCGTGCGCCAGACCTCGTGGGTCGAGCTCGAGGCGGGCTCTGACCTGCACGTCCGCCTGGTCTCCGGCCGCCAGCCGCTCCCGGCGGGCTCCGCCCTCGAGCGCCTTGCGGTGCGGCCCGAGCGCGCGAGCCCCCGCCCGGTGGTCGTCGCCTCCCTACCGGGCGGGCCGTCCTGGCCCCCGCCCACCGAGCGGGTCGGCCACCAGCGGGTGGTGCGAGCCCGGGCGGCCACGGCCATCGCCCTGGTCGGGCTGCTCAACCTCGCCTCGGCCGCCGTGCCGCCCCTCTTCGTCCGCCTGCACTGGCTGCGCACGATCGTCCCCCTTGCCGTCCCGGAGGCCGCCGCTGCCCTGGTGGCGCTCGCCGGCCTCGGTCTGCTCTTCCTCTCGGGAGGCGTCCGGCGGGGCGGGCGGCGGGCCTGGGGAACCGCACTCGTCCTCCTGGGCGGATCGGCGGTGCTGCACCTGGCGAAGGGCGTCGAGGTCGCCGCGGCGATCCTCGCCCTCGCGGTCGCGGCCTACCTGGGGAGCCAACGGGCGGCGTTCCGGGGTGGGGCGGCCCCGGGCGGCTTCCGGGTGGCGTTCCGCACCGCAGTGGCCGGCAGCATCTCGGTGATCGTGGCCGCCACCGTCGCGGTCGAGGTGGTCATGAAGCCGCGGCTGCCACTGGGGCGGGCGGTCGCCGCGGTGACCGGCCGGCTGGTGGGCGCCCAGTCCGTGGCGCTCCCCGACCGGCTCAACGACTTCCTCAGCCCGGTGATGCTGGCCGTGGCTGGCGGGCTGGTCGCCCTGGCAGCCTGGACGATCTTCCGCCCGGTGCACGCCGCCCGGCGCCGCCCGGGTTCGGGCCTCGCCCGGGCCCGCGAGCTGGTGGAGCGCTACGGCGACGAGTCCTTCAGCTACTTCGCGCTGCGCAGCGACAAGGAGCTCTTCTTCTCGGGCGACACCGTCGTGCCCTACTCGGTGGTGGGCCGGGTGTGCGTCGTGTCCCCCGACCCGGTGGGCCCGAGCTGGGAGCGGGAGCAGGCCTGGGAGGAGTTCCACCGCTACGCCGACGCCCGGGGCTGGCCGGTCACGGTGTTGGGGGCGTCGGACGACTGGCTGCCGATCTACCACTGCGCCGGGATGCGGGAGCTGTACGCCGGCGACGAGGCGATCGTGGACTGCCACCGCTTCGACCTCGACCATGCCCGCTGGGAGGACCTCCGCCGGCGCGTGGCGGGGCCCGCCGCCGCCGGGTACCACGTCGAGTTCCTGAGCCCGGCCCACCTGGATCCCTTCGTGGAGTCCGAGCTGCGCGGCCTGGCGACCGAGTCCCACCGGCCGACCAGCGAGCGCCGCTTCTCGATGACCCTCGGCCGGCTTTTCGACCCGCAGGATGACGACATCGTGCTGGCGGTGGCCGTCGGCCCGGACGGCCACCCGGCCGCCCTCGCCCAGTTCGTGCCCGCCCCGGCGATCGGCGGCTACACGCTGGACCAGGTACGCCGGACCACCCGGGCGGTCCCCGAGGAGCTGACCGACCTGCTGATGGTGCACACCATCCGGCACCTGGGCGACATCGGCGTGCGTACCCTGAGCCTCAACTTCTCCGTCACCCGGCGCACCATCATCCGCCGCGAGGCCGACGGGCTCGGCGGCCGGGCGCAGCGCTGGCTGCTGGAGCAGCTCTCCCGGGCGATGCCCGTGGAGCACCCCTGGGAGCCGGACGAGGCCTACGAGCCGGCCTGGCGCCCCCGGTATTTCGTGTACGACGGGCGCGGCCACTTCCCGGCCGCCGCCATGGCGGTGGTGCGCTCGGTGGCGAAGGGGCCCTCCCCGGTGGTGGGCCCCACCCCGGTCCCGGTGGGGCCCCGCCCGGCCGATGGCCTGTTTGAGGTCAGCGAGGAGCGAGGCGGTTGGACGCCTGGCGCAGGCGGGTGA
- the sepH gene encoding septation protein SepH, whose product MQKLYLVGFTTDLRSLILSRQKGVKSGGFSIAIDDRLLQTVEEVVRRQDEAAARETQPIGEEIALSSEAVAGAPTGEMPARSGRSRLTPKEIQSHLREGRSVQDVARMAGTDVAWIERFVGPILAEREGIVEAVRAGTIVRPRAGRSGFTVGEAIAANLRDRKGGASSTGPHEGWTAVRRNGSWEVTFRYSVRGQAREAQFTFDTETRAVKAMTPNTAEVAWRAAEPGGTAEEAPPAPERLSPPRPPTVLTARPTRTGPPGRGAAPPAPEAEERQPVGGRPNLWGSLGSGAGSGAGSGGRPGAGSGGGRERSAGIARERSDRSGGDRSERGTRAERTAPSPQGAGPSDDRPSFARSTANSRPRRLLSGESEAEFRSAVARTRANRVGGAGQQAGSPAQRPVGGQGQGQGQGQAQGQRKPARKRLPDDWLLDT is encoded by the coding sequence GTGCAAAAACTCTATCTCGTTGGATTCACAACTGATCTGCGTAGTTTGATCCTCTCCCGCCAGAAAGGTGTGAAGAGCGGCGGCTTCAGCATCGCCATCGACGACCGGCTCCTCCAGACCGTCGAAGAGGTGGTCCGGCGCCAGGACGAGGCGGCGGCGAGGGAAACCCAGCCCATCGGGGAGGAGATCGCGCTGTCCTCCGAGGCCGTGGCCGGTGCGCCCACCGGCGAGATGCCGGCGCGCAGCGGCCGGAGCCGGCTCACCCCCAAGGAGATCCAGAGCCACCTGCGCGAGGGCCGCAGCGTGCAGGATGTCGCCCGCATGGCGGGCACCGACGTGGCGTGGATCGAGCGCTTCGTGGGGCCGATCCTGGCCGAACGGGAGGGCATCGTCGAGGCGGTGCGGGCCGGGACCATCGTCCGCCCGCGGGCCGGGCGTTCCGGGTTCACGGTGGGCGAGGCGATCGCGGCCAACCTCAGGGACCGCAAGGGCGGGGCCTCGAGCACCGGCCCCCACGAGGGCTGGACGGCCGTCCGCCGCAACGGTAGCTGGGAGGTGACCTTCCGGTACTCGGTGCGCGGCCAGGCCCGGGAGGCGCAGTTCACCTTCGACACCGAGACCCGCGCGGTGAAAGCCATGACCCCCAACACCGCCGAAGTTGCCTGGCGCGCCGCGGAGCCCGGCGGGACCGCCGAGGAGGCCCCCCCGGCCCCGGAGCGCCTGTCACCCCCGCGCCCGCCCACGGTGCTGACCGCCCGGCCGACGCGCACCGGCCCCCCTGGGCGGGGCGCAGCCCCCCCGGCGCCGGAGGCGGAGGAGCGCCAGCCGGTGGGCGGGCGGCCGAACCTCTGGGGGAGCCTCGGGTCGGGAGCTGGGTCGGGAGCTGGGTCGGGAGGTCGACCGGGAGCTGGGTCCGGAGGGGGCCGGGAGCGTTCCGCGGGCATCGCCCGCGAACGGAGTGACCGCAGCGGCGGGGACCGGAGCGAGCGGGGCACCCGGGCGGAGCGCACGGCGCCGAGCCCCCAGGGGGCCGGGCCGTCGGACGACCGCCCCTCGTTCGCCCGCAGCACGGCCAACAGCCGGCCCCGGCGCCTGCTGTCCGGCGAGAGCGAGGCCGAGTTCCGCTCGGCCGTGGCCCGCACCCGGGCCAACCGGGTGGGCGGCGCCGGCCAGCAGGCGGGCAGCCCGGCCCAGCGGCCAGTCGGCGGCCAGGGGCAGGGTCAGGGTCAGGGACAAGCCCAGGGGCAGCGCAAGCCGGCCCGGAAGCGGCTCCCGGACGACTGGCTGCTGGACACCTAA
- a CDS encoding PH domain-containing protein yields MPYPRKLLNPGEEIAFDLHPHWWYFSGLALAAVVILAGAVATPILLNGQTETVVALVVAGLGLLWVIWFLAKFFAWRTTHFVLTTDRLIVRSGVFGRQGREIPLERVNDLSFHQSLFERMVGTGDLVIESAGRQGQDVFSHLPHPDRAQQQIYTQMENNRQRVEGGGRPEVALQDRTIPEQISELARLRDAGVLTEAEFQAKKADLLQRM; encoded by the coding sequence ATGCCGTACCCGCGCAAGCTGCTGAACCCGGGCGAGGAGATCGCCTTCGACCTGCACCCGCACTGGTGGTACTTCTCCGGGCTGGCCCTGGCGGCGGTGGTGATCCTCGCCGGGGCGGTGGCCACCCCCATCCTGCTCAACGGCCAGACCGAGACCGTGGTCGCCCTGGTGGTGGCCGGGCTCGGCCTGCTGTGGGTGATCTGGTTCCTGGCCAAGTTCTTCGCCTGGCGTACCACCCACTTCGTGCTCACCACCGACCGGCTCATCGTGCGCTCGGGGGTCTTCGGGCGCCAGGGCCGGGAGATCCCGCTGGAGCGGGTGAACGACCTGTCGTTCCACCAGAGCCTGTTCGAGCGCATGGTGGGCACCGGCGACCTGGTCATCGAGTCCGCCGGCCGCCAGGGCCAGGACGTCTTCAGCCACCTGCCCCACCCGGACCGGGCCCAGCAGCAGATCTACACCCAGATGGAGAACAACCGCCAGCGGGTGGAGGGTGGGGGCCGCCCGGAGGTGGCGTTGCAGGACCGGACCATCCCGGAGCAGATCAGCGAGCTGGCCCGGCTGCGGGACGCTGGCGTCCTGACCGAGGCCGAGTTCCAGGCGAAGAAGGCGGACCTCCTGCAGCGGATGTAG
- a CDS encoding cyclic nucleotide-binding domain-containing protein, translated as MPHSLVQSLQRVPEFAPLDERSLLAIVGESMNLVWRDGSIIFEPGLPGDALYIVLTGEVLIDDGAGQVVARLGEGDFFGEISLLLNTTHHRRARAVGECELLVLPRDAFLNVLQTNGRLAEHFDALLHARQPDGEEDITDLAE; from the coding sequence ATGCCGCACAGTCTGGTGCAGTCCTTGCAGCGGGTGCCGGAGTTTGCACCCCTGGACGAACGCAGCCTCCTGGCCATCGTCGGCGAGAGCATGAACCTCGTCTGGCGCGACGGCAGCATCATTTTCGAGCCGGGCCTGCCCGGCGACGCCCTCTACATCGTGCTCACCGGCGAGGTCCTGATCGACGACGGGGCCGGGCAGGTGGTGGCCCGGCTCGGGGAGGGCGACTTCTTCGGCGAGATCTCGCTGCTGCTCAACACCACCCACCACCGCCGGGCCCGGGCGGTCGGCGAGTGCGAGCTGCTGGTCCTGCCCCGGGACGCCTTCTTGAATGTGCTGCAGACCAACGGGCGCCTGGCCGAACACTTCGACGCCCTGCTGCACGCCCGACAGCCCGACGGTGAGGAGGACATCACCGACCTCGCCGAGTAG